The Silene latifolia isolate original U9 population chromosome 4, ASM4854445v1, whole genome shotgun sequence region GTTAAaacgataattaataataataatttaataagaACAATGATTAAATTAGACCCAAAAAAAGCGATCGGGAAAGCGTTGGACGGTTATAATTTTGTGCTCAGATGTCCAATTGTGACCAATTTGCTTATGTCGATAATTTTCTTTCAAAAAAGGTATGATCAATCGATACACAAATTTGGGGCGATTATCTTACAAATGTGTTAATAATTATAGTAAATGAAGAAAAAATTGTTAATGACCATGATCGTTAGATATACGTGTAAGTTGATTTATGTGACGTCGAGTTTTTGTTTTTAGGTTAAATTTTAGGACATTGTCAAATGTCTAATTTTAAGTTTTGATTTGACAAATGTATTAATTATGGTAAGAATCTCTTGTGAATGGACGACGACTATTACATGTACATAGAGCTGGCCAACCGCATGGGCCAGTCCGCACGGGCTAGTCCGGCCCGGCCAAGGCCCAACCCGCCCCAGCCCGCCACACCATATGGCCCGCCCCCTGACCAGTCTGGCCTGCTCTTTCCCCCTGGCCAGGCCCGGGTTCCATTTTCCCAGCCCACCCCGCCCCGTCTATTTTAGgggaaaaaataaaatttatgttAGGCTTGCCAACTCGGCCCGCCTCTAGCCCGTCTCGGGCCTAGGCCCGGGTCAAGCATGTCTCGGCCTGGCCCATCCAAATCCGGCCCAATTACATGTCTACATGTATATGTGTTGATTTATACGATTCGAAACTTTTAATACATGAGAAATGAATAAATTAGTGGGAATTGATCATGACCTCTACATCTACATGTACGTATGATAATTTATGTAAATCTGAAAGTCAGAGATTTCATTTTGGGATATCGATTTTAAGAAAATTttgattgttaattttaatatgaAAAATGCCTTAATTGGTGATGAATGAAGAATATCTTGTAGGTGAACCATGACAATCATATAAACATATGTTGATTTATGCGATCCAAAAATCCGAATTTTATTTACGGTTTCAATTTTATAAATTTTCAAATATCTAATTTTGCAGTTTTATTTGACATTTGACATTTGACATCATAATGAGTTTATGGCAAAGTGAAGAAACTTTTGTGAACCGACTACGTGCATATGCACGCACTTACGTTGATTTATGGattcgaaagtcgagatttcgttttaacTCCTCAAGTTTTTATCTTAAAATTAAGACGGGTTAAGTAATATCCAACTTAAATAAATAGGACAAATATCTTGTTATTTCGTAAGTTTTTCACTTTTGTCTTATTCACAATATTTAACTCGTTTTAACTTTAAATGAATATATTCAGACCAGTTGTGCTTTAAATTATTTCAACGTTGATCTTCCAAGGTAACAAACCACTGATGTTATTGTATCAAAAATAtgtgatttaaaaggctaaagTGATTGAATGAAAAGTGTATGTTGTCTTGaataaattacaaaaaaattaCACTTAAATGAAATAAATGTATGAGGTCTAAACTATCAAGTATCAACCAACATAAGGTTTGAATGGAACACCAAGAGCCTTAACCCAAGGAGCACCTCCTAAAAATATAATTGCTGAGTATCGTTGGGCCTGTGCCCTGTTTAAAACTTTAACATTTCTCCATGTAACCCTTCTAGCCGTGTTGGCGCCAGGTCCGCGATTGTTGTACTCGCCATAGAAACACGTGTCAAGATTTTCTGTTCCGGCCCAAGGGTAATACCCTTCAGGCCTAATTAAGTCACCAATGACCGTCTCCATAATCACGGTCTTAGCATAAGCCTTCCAAGGACGTCCTAAGTAATTCTCAATTTCGAGTCTTTTAGGAAAAAGTGATCTATCCGGAAGAATTTCACAACCTTGAATCACAAGTCCGGTTGCTTCATTAGCGGATAATCCGCCTTGAGCCGTGACCATATTCTTTTGATCTTCACCGGGCAATCTAACAAGAAGTCTTGAATTTTGGATTAGAGTAGCACCATTTCCGAATATGAAATCCACGGTACCAGATATTTGACAATTCTGAAAATATTGGGAACCGCCTTGGGCATATAAAGTGTCTTGGAAAGCATCAAACCAACAATTTTGAAAAACCGCTTGCAGACCGTTTACTCTTAACGCTACTGCTTGATGTCCTTCAAAACCAGCCGTATTTTGGAATCCCATATCTTTGGCGAAAAATCCTGACCCTTCAACGTTGAAAGGAGCAGTTTGAGACGTTCCAAAATGTCTTTTAAAACTTTTATCACCGGTTATCACAGTCCTTGTTGGTCCATCGCCGTACATGAAGACATTAACGTGCTGCTTTCCCACAAGAACCTCCTCTCTATATATACCCGCCTTAACATAAATGACATACCTTCCTTGGAAGTCTTTACCTGGATGACCATTTAAAGCGGCCATTATAGAGTTAAATTGACCACTACCATCTTGCGCAACCACAACATTCGGCCTCATACCAGCACCAACCCCAACAACCGCACTGCAAAGCAAAGACAGCAAAGAATAACGCCAGACTCCTCTTCCAAACTTTTTTAAGCCCTTCTTAAATTTTTTGTTCTTACCTAACAACCTACGTTGGGTAGGAGACAACCATGTAGGATATCCTTCATGGTCAACACTAATTCCAAGCAGGCGACGACGACTAGCGCCTACTGGAGTGCCTACCGTTGCTCCAGTAAGATTATAATTAGAAGTCGCCATCTCGACTAATTTTTCAGGATTAAGCGAAAGATCAATACTTGCAAGCGCTTTATTAAAATTAGTAATTATGTCAAGCATACTAGTTGTAAGCTCTGTAGCATTAACAACACCATCTTGCATAATCTGGTGGAGATCCGGAGCATCCGCCTCCTGAAACCCGTCTACACAACTCGTAGCAAAGGTAGTTACATCACTTAACCACAAACGAATGCTCCAAACTAATTCATCATCCTTATATGTTTTTGGATCATGGACATGATTAATCGCCTCGTCAAGGCGATCAACCGCCAAATCAAATAATTCTTTACAAGTTTTTATAGCTGAATTAGTCAGGTTCACATTCTTTGTAGCACTGGCTTTTGGAATAAGTGTGTCAGTTAGGTTCGACGCCTTCATTATTTGCTCCAATGCTAATTTTACACCTGCTTTCACGTAGTCTTGAGGGGTTGTACTTTGGTTTTGAGCAACCGAACCAAGACTTCTTATGCAAGCATCTTTAAAA contains the following coding sequences:
- the LOC141652881 gene encoding pectinesterase 4-like, which translates into the protein MASKIIVSVISIMMVVAIVVGVVTVVHETSKKGADNKTENKDENLSSSMKTVNALCSPTTFKDACIRSLGSVAQNQSTTPQDYVKAGVKLALEQIMKASNLTDTLIPKASATKNVNLTNSAIKTCKELFDLAVDRLDEAINHVHDPKTYKDDELVWSIRLWLSDVTTFATSCVDGFQEADAPDLHQIMQDGVVNATELTTSMLDIITNFNKALASIDLSLNPEKLVEMATSNYNLTGATVGTPVGASRRRLLGISVDHEGYPTWLSPTQRRLLGKNKKFKKGLKKFGRGVWRYSLLSLLCSAVVGVGAGMRPNVVVAQDGSGQFNSIMAALNGHPGKDFQGRYVIYVKAGIYREEVLVGKQHVNVFMYGDGPTRTVITGDKSFKRHFGTSQTAPFNVEGSGFFAKDMGFQNTAGFEGHQAVALRVNGLQAVFQNCWFDAFQDTLYAQGGSQYFQNCQISGTVDFIFGNGATLIQNSRLLVRLPGEDQKNMVTAQGGLSANEATGLVIQGCEILPDRSLFPKRLEIENYLGRPWKAYAKTVIMETVIGDLIRPEGYYPWAGTENLDTCFYGEYNNRGPGANTARRVTWRNVKVLNRAQAQRYSAIIFLGGAPWVKALGVPFKPYVG